In the genome of Natronomonas salina, the window GGTCGGCGTCGTCACGTTCTTCCTGCTCGGCGCGGGGATCTCCGGGCTGGTCGGCGTCCTGACCGGACCGGAGACCGGAGCCGGCGCGCTGTCGCAGTTCGGCGCCGGTAACTTCGGCTGGATCGACTGGCTGTACGGCGCCGTCTTCGCGATGACGATGGCGACCATCGTCTCCGGGGCCGTCGCCGGCCGCGCGAAGCTCCGCGCGTACGTGACCTACACGTTCCTCGTCGCGGCGGTCATCTACCCGGTCGTCACCGGGCTGACGTGGGCCGGTGGCTTCGTCGCCGAACTCGGCTTCCACGACTTCGCGGGCGGCATGATCGTCCACGGCGTCGGGGGCATCGCCGGCCTGACGGCCGCCTACGTCCTCGGCCCGCGCATCGGCCGGTTCAACGAGGACGGCTCGGCGAACGTCATCCCCGGTCACTCGATGACCTTCGCCGTCCTCGGGACGCTCGTGCTCTGCTTCGGCTGGTACGGGTTCAACGTCGGGACGGCCGTCCCGGTGTTCGCGGTCAACGAGGCCGGCGAGTTCGTCGGCCTCGGCGGCGGCTGGGAGGTCGTCGGACGCGTCGGACTGAACACGACCCTCGGCATGGCGATGGGCGCCGTCGGCGCCGGACTCGTCGCCCTCGCCCGCACGGGCAAGGTCGACACGCTGTACGTCGCCAACGGCATGCTCGCCGGGCTCGTCGGCGTGACCGGCACCGCCGACGTCATCACCCCGATGGGCGGCATCGGCCTCGGCTTCCTCGCCGGCGCCCAGCTGCCCGTCGTCTTCGAGTTCGTCGAGAAGCGCCTGAAGATCGACGACGTCTGCGCGGTGTTCCCGGTCCACGGGAGCGCCGGGGTCCTGGGCGTCGTCCTCTACCCGCTGTGGTCGACGAGCGGGACCGCCATCGGCGCCGGGCTCGTCCCGGAGGGCATCCTCAGCATCGAGGCGTCGATGTTCGTCCCGCAGATCGCCGGCGCGGCGATCATCACGCTGTGGACGGTGCTCGCGACCCTCGTCGTCTGGGGGCTGTTCAAGGCCGTCGGTCAGGCCCGCGTCACCCCCGACCACGAGCGCGAGGGCCTCGACATCTCCGAGCACGGCACCGACACCTACCCCGAGTTCGGTGCCGGCGACTCGGTCGCCACCGACGGCGGGTTCACCGAGCGGAACGGCATCGTCCGCCCCGACGGCGGCCAGCCGAACGACGGCGGCATCAAGATGGTCATGGCGTTCGTCCGCCCGGACAAGCTCTCCGACATCAAGGAGGGCCTCGCCGAGGTCGGCGCCCCGTCGCTGACGGTCACCAACGTCTCCGGCCGCGGCAGCCAGCCCGCCAAGAAGGGCCAGTGGCGCGGCGAGGAGTACAGCGTCGACCTCCACCAGAAGGTGAAGATCGAGTGCGTCGTCGCCGACATCCCGGCCGCGGACGTCGCGGAGGCCATCCGCGACTCCGGGAAGACGGGCGAGCCGGGCGACGGCAAGGTGTTCGTCATCCCGGTCGAACAGGCCTACCAGATCCGCACCGGCGAGGTCGGCACCAGCGCGGTGTGACGTGACCGAGTCGCTCGACAGGCAGATCGTCGCGGCGCTCTGTCGGGACGGCCGCACCGACGTCCGGTCGCTCGCCGAGGGGACCGACGCGGTCGCGACGACGGTTCAGAAACACCTGCGGGCGCTCGAATCCGACGGCGTCATCGAGGGCTACGCCGCCCGGCTGGACTACGGCCGGCTCGGCTACGAGACGGCCGTCGTCGAACTGGCCGTCGAACTCGAGGCGGTCGACGACGTGGTGACGCGGCTCGGCGACCGACGCGAGTTCGTCACCGTCTACCAGACGACAGGCGAGTTCACCGTCTTCGCCGTCGGCAAGTTCGAATCCGAGGCGGCCGTCGCCGACTGCCTGCGCGATCTGCACGACGACCCCGACGTCGACTCGGTGCGGCTGAACGCGGTCTCGTCGGTCGTCCGCGAGGGCGGCTCGCCCCTCCTGGGCGACTGACCACGCGTGCGGCCGTGGGGACGCGCGTGGGGATGCACGCCAGGCCGCTTCGAACGCGGCCACTTCTTTTCTCGCGACGAAGTGAGACCATAGCAACTACGGTACCTACGCGATGCTGCGGTGGGGCTCCGGAGACGTACTCGTCCGAGCCGAATATCGGGACATTCCACGACCGTTATAGCGAGCCTCGAGATCGCCACACGAGCGGTGCAGTCGCGTGGGATGAATGCGAAACG includes:
- a CDS encoding ammonium transporter, with product MIEATPLQAADLGTLAEGVNWLWILVVTFLIFFMHAGFAMLEAGQVRAKNVANQLTKNMLTWSVGVVTFFLLGAGISGLVGVLTGPETGAGALSQFGAGNFGWIDWLYGAVFAMTMATIVSGAVAGRAKLRAYVTYTFLVAAVIYPVVTGLTWAGGFVAELGFHDFAGGMIVHGVGGIAGLTAAYVLGPRIGRFNEDGSANVIPGHSMTFAVLGTLVLCFGWYGFNVGTAVPVFAVNEAGEFVGLGGGWEVVGRVGLNTTLGMAMGAVGAGLVALARTGKVDTLYVANGMLAGLVGVTGTADVITPMGGIGLGFLAGAQLPVVFEFVEKRLKIDDVCAVFPVHGSAGVLGVVLYPLWSTSGTAIGAGLVPEGILSIEASMFVPQIAGAAIITLWTVLATLVVWGLFKAVGQARVTPDHEREGLDISEHGTDTYPEFGAGDSVATDGGFTERNGIVRPDGGQPNDGGIKMVMAFVRPDKLSDIKEGLAEVGAPSLTVTNVSGRGSQPAKKGQWRGEEYSVDLHQKVKIECVVADIPAADVAEAIRDSGKTGEPGDGKVFVIPVEQAYQIRTGEVGTSAV
- a CDS encoding Lrp/AsnC family transcriptional regulator, with the protein product MTESLDRQIVAALCRDGRTDVRSLAEGTDAVATTVQKHLRALESDGVIEGYAARLDYGRLGYETAVVELAVELEAVDDVVTRLGDRREFVTVYQTTGEFTVFAVGKFESEAAVADCLRDLHDDPDVDSVRLNAVSSVVREGGSPLLGD